In Streptomyces violaceusniger Tu 4113, one DNA window encodes the following:
- a CDS encoding NAD(P)/FAD-dependent oxidoreductase, translated as MSTTERPRILVVGGGYVGLYAARRILKKMRYGEATVTVVDPRSYMTYQPFLPEAAAGSISPRHVVVPLRRVLPKAEVLTGRVSTIDQDRKVAVIQPLVGETYELPFDYLVVALGAVSRTFPIPGLAENGIGMKGIEEAIGLRNHVLEQLDKADSTTDEEIRRKALTFVFVGGGFAGAETIGEIEDMARDAAKYYPNVKREDMRFVLVDAADKILPEVGPKLGQWGLEHLQKRGVEVYLKTSMDSCIDGHVVLKNGLEVDSNTIVWTAGVKPNPALARFGLPLGPRGHVDTAPTLQVQGTDYIWAAGDNAQVPDLAGGEGAWCPPNAQHALRQAKVLGDNVISGMRGFPQGQYKHANKGAVAGLGLHKGVAMIVFGKMKIKLKGRLAWYMHRGYHGMAMPTFNRKIRVIADWTLGMFLKREVVSLGAIENPREEFYEAASPVSAAAAVKPSAPAEKAKAS; from the coding sequence ATGAGCACCACGGAGCGTCCCAGGATCCTCGTTGTAGGCGGTGGGTACGTAGGCCTGTACGCGGCACGCCGCATCCTCAAGAAGATGCGGTACGGCGAGGCGACCGTCACGGTCGTCGACCCGCGCTCGTACATGACGTACCAGCCCTTCCTCCCCGAAGCTGCGGCCGGCAGCATCTCCCCGCGCCACGTCGTGGTTCCGCTGCGGCGCGTGCTCCCCAAGGCGGAGGTCCTCACCGGCCGAGTGTCGACCATCGACCAGGACCGCAAGGTCGCCGTCATCCAGCCGCTCGTCGGCGAGACGTACGAGCTGCCCTTCGACTACCTGGTCGTCGCCCTCGGCGCGGTCTCCCGTACCTTCCCGATCCCCGGTCTCGCGGAGAACGGCATCGGCATGAAGGGCATAGAGGAGGCCATCGGCCTGCGCAACCACGTCCTCGAGCAGCTCGACAAGGCCGACTCCACCACGGACGAGGAGATCCGCCGCAAGGCGCTCACCTTCGTCTTCGTCGGCGGTGGCTTCGCCGGCGCGGAGACCATCGGCGAGATCGAGGACATGGCCCGTGACGCGGCCAAGTACTACCCGAACGTGAAGCGCGAGGACATGCGCTTCGTCCTCGTCGACGCCGCCGACAAGATCCTCCCCGAGGTCGGCCCGAAGCTCGGCCAGTGGGGTCTGGAGCACCTCCAGAAGCGCGGTGTCGAGGTCTACCTCAAGACCTCGATGGACTCCTGCATCGACGGCCACGTCGTCCTCAAGAACGGCCTCGAGGTCGACTCCAACACCATCGTGTGGACCGCCGGCGTCAAGCCCAACCCGGCGCTGGCCCGCTTCGGCCTCCCGCTCGGCCCGCGCGGCCACGTGGACACCGCCCCGACCCTCCAGGTCCAGGGCACCGACTACATCTGGGCCGCGGGCGACAACGCCCAGGTGCCGGACCTCGCCGGCGGCGAGGGCGCCTGGTGCCCGCCGAACGCCCAGCACGCGCTGCGCCAGGCCAAGGTCCTCGGCGACAACGTGATCTCGGGCATGCGGGGCTTCCCGCAGGGCCAGTACAAGCACGCCAACAAGGGTGCCGTCGCGGGTCTGGGCCTCCACAAGGGCGTCGCGATGATCGTCTTCGGCAAGATGAAGATCAAGCTGAAGGGCCGTCTCGCCTGGTACATGCACCGTGGCTACCACGGCATGGCCATGCCGACCTTCAACCGCAAGATCCGGGTGATCGCCGACTGGACGCTGGGGATGTTCCTCAAGCGCGAGGTCGTCTCGCTCGGCGCCATCGAGAACCCCCGCGAGGAGTTCTACGAGGCCGCCTCCCCGGTCAGCGCCGCCGCCGCGGTCAAGCCGTCGGCACCGGCCGAGAAGGCAAAGGCGTCCTGA
- a CDS encoding Ppx/GppA phosphatase family protein — protein sequence MTRVAAVDCGTNSIRLLVADADPATGELIELDRRMNIVRLGQGVDRTGRLAPEALERTFAACREYAVVIGELGAERIRFVATSASRDAENREEFVRGVVEILGVEPEVITGDQEAEFSFTGATMELQGHDHVAGPYLVVDIGGGSTEFVEGGERVRAARSVDIGCVRLTERHLVADGRITDPPTEDQLAAIKGDVDAALDLAERTVPLTRACRPADGHALVGLAGSVTTVAGIALGLEEYDSSAIHHSRVTVDQVREITAKLLGSTHAERAAIPVMHPGRVDVIGAGALILLSIMERTGAEEVVVSEHDILDGIAWSIA from the coding sequence ATGACCCGCGTCGCCGCCGTGGACTGCGGCACCAACTCGATCCGGCTGCTGGTGGCGGACGCCGATCCGGCCACCGGGGAGCTGATCGAGCTCGACCGCCGGATGAACATCGTCCGGCTGGGCCAGGGGGTGGACCGCACGGGACGGCTCGCTCCCGAGGCTCTGGAGCGCACCTTCGCCGCCTGCCGCGAGTATGCGGTGGTCATCGGTGAGCTGGGCGCCGAGCGCATCCGCTTCGTGGCCACCTCCGCCTCCCGCGACGCCGAGAACCGCGAGGAGTTCGTGCGCGGGGTCGTGGAGATCCTGGGCGTGGAACCCGAGGTGATCACCGGGGACCAGGAGGCGGAGTTCTCCTTCACCGGGGCCACCATGGAGCTCCAGGGCCATGATCATGTGGCCGGGCCGTATCTGGTGGTGGACATCGGCGGCGGTTCGACGGAGTTCGTCGAGGGCGGCGAACGGGTGCGGGCGGCCCGCAGCGTGGACATCGGCTGCGTCCGGCTGACCGAGCGCCATCTGGTGGCGGACGGCCGGATCACCGATCCCCCGACGGAGGATCAGCTCGCCGCCATAAAGGGCGATGTGGACGCGGCGCTGGACCTCGCCGAGCGGACCGTGCCGCTCACCCGTGCCTGCCGTCCCGCGGACGGCCACGCGCTGGTCGGGCTGGCCGGTTCGGTCACCACCGTGGCCGGGATCGCGCTGGGTCTGGAGGAGTACGACTCCTCCGCGATCCACCACTCGCGGGTCACCGTCGACCAGGTCCGCGAGATCACCGCGAAGCTGCTCGGCTCCACCCACGCCGAGCGGGCGGCGATTCCGGTGATGCACCCGGGGCGGGTCGACGTGATCGGCGCGGGGGCGCTCATCCTGCTTTCGATCATGGAAAGGACCGGCGCCGAGGAGGTCGTGGTGAGCGAACATGACATCCTCGACGGGATCGCCTGGAGCATCGCCTGA
- a CDS encoding DUF501 domain-containing protein, which translates to MDTPPPQTEPTEPTDADIHAVREQLSRVPRGLRAIAHRCPCGNPDVVETAPRLEDGTPFPTLYYLTCPRAASAIGTLEAEGVMKEMTARLATDPELAAAYRAAHEDYIARRDAIEVLQGFPSAGGMPDRVKCLHVLVAHALAAGPGVNPLGDEALAMLPEWWRKGPCVSPCGAEGESREGSA; encoded by the coding sequence ATGGATACGCCCCCGCCCCAGACGGAGCCCACCGAGCCCACCGACGCGGACATTCACGCCGTACGGGAGCAGCTCAGCCGCGTGCCCCGGGGCCTGCGTGCGATCGCGCACCGCTGCCCCTGCGGCAATCCGGACGTCGTGGAGACCGCGCCGCGGCTCGAGGACGGTACGCCCTTCCCCACCCTCTATTACCTGACCTGTCCGCGTGCCGCGTCCGCGATCGGCACGCTGGAGGCCGAGGGCGTGATGAAGGAGATGACGGCCCGGCTGGCCACCGACCCCGAGCTGGCCGCCGCCTACCGCGCCGCCCACGAGGACTACATCGCGCGCCGCGACGCCATCGAGGTGCTCCAGGGCTTCCCCAGCGCGGGCGGGATGCCGGACCGGGTGAAGTGCCTGCACGTCCTGGTGGCCCACGCCCTCGCGGCCGGGCCCGGGGTCAATCCGCTCGGGGACGAGGCGCTCGCGATGCTGCCGGAGTGGTGGCGCAAGGGCCCGTGCGTCAGCCCCTGCGGGGCCGAGGGCGAGAGCCGGGAGGGGAGCGCATGA
- a CDS encoding FtsB family cell division protein, with amino-acid sequence MPADRERFSTATRLKALGEHAAARVYRVRTKRRRGRLTGRAALLALVVCSLVVALAYPMRQYISQRSDIAEQRSEAQRAREDVKKLRERKARLRDPAYTEQQARERLHFLMPGETGYSVVDGSGSTERSTDQGAAGRPWYSNLWDAVDTADAAGAGSARR; translated from the coding sequence GTGCCGGCGGATCGCGAACGGTTCTCCACCGCGACCAGGCTCAAGGCACTCGGCGAGCACGCCGCCGCCCGGGTCTACCGGGTGCGGACCAAGCGTCGCCGGGGCCGGCTGACCGGCCGCGCGGCCCTGCTCGCGCTGGTCGTCTGCTCCCTGGTGGTGGCGCTCGCCTACCCGATGCGGCAGTACATCTCCCAGCGCTCCGACATCGCCGAGCAGCGGAGCGAGGCCCAGCGGGCCCGCGAGGACGTGAAGAAGCTGCGGGAGCGGAAGGCCCGGCTGCGCGACCCCGCCTACACCGAGCAGCAGGCCCGGGAGCGGCTGCACTTCCTGATGCCGGGGGAGACCGGCTACAGCGTGGTGGACGGCAGCGGCTCCACCGAGCGCTCCACCGACCAGGGCGCGGCCGGCCGCCCCTGGTACTCCAACCTCTGGGACGCCGTGGACACGGCGGACGCGGCGGGGGCGGGCAGCGCACGCCGCTGA